The Buchnera aphidicola (Hyalopterus amygdali) genome has a segment encoding these proteins:
- the mraY gene encoding phospho-N-acetylmuramoyl-pentapeptide-transferase yields MIILINQYLNFKIFSCITFRIILSILTSFFINLYFIPYIIAYFKNLKKYQIIRMDGPKTHSCKKNTPTMGGLIILISILIGVFLYCDLCNFYIWCVIGVLIGCGIIGFLDDYKKINFKNTQGLKILSKFFWLSIVAIIMISMIYVNSNNSINIELVIPFYTKIFFKINYLYMFLCYFVIVGTSNAVNLTDGLDGLAIMPIIFLSVGLGIISLCSSNVFFAHYMNIPYLKKANELSILCAAITGSGLGFLWFNAYPAKIFMGDVGSLSLGGALGMISILLHQELLLLILGGIFVLEAISVILQVIYFKIRKKRIFKMAPIHHHYEIKGISESLIIVRFWILSFICLLIGIASLKVN; encoded by the coding sequence ATGATAATATTGATTAATCAATATTTAAATTTTAAGATATTTTCTTGTATTACATTTCGAATAATTCTTAGTATATTAACAAGTTTTTTTATTAATCTATATTTTATTCCATATATTATAGCTTATTTTAAAAATTTAAAAAAATATCAAATAATACGTATGGATGGACCAAAAACACATTCCTGTAAAAAAAATACACCAACTATGGGAGGGTTAATTATATTAATTTCAATATTAATTGGTGTTTTTCTTTATTGTGATTTATGTAATTTTTATATTTGGTGTGTTATAGGTGTACTAATAGGATGTGGCATAATTGGTTTTTTAGATGACTACAAAAAAATAAATTTTAAAAATACTCAAGGATTAAAAATCCTATCAAAATTTTTTTGGTTATCAATAGTTGCGATAATAATGATCAGTATGATATATGTTAATTCAAATAATTCAATAAACATCGAATTAGTTATTCCATTTTATACTAAAATATTTTTTAAAATCAATTATTTATATATGTTTTTATGTTATTTTGTTATTGTTGGAACCAGTAATGCAGTAAATTTAACAGATGGATTAGATGGATTAGCGATCATGCCAATAATATTCTTGTCTGTTGGTTTAGGAATTATTTCACTGTGTAGTTCAAATGTTTTTTTTGCTCATTATATGAATATTCCTTATTTAAAAAAAGCAAATGAACTAAGTATTTTATGTGCAGCAATAACTGGATCAGGACTGGGATTTTTATGGTTTAATGCTTATCCAGCTAAAATATTTATGGGCGATGTAGGATCACTATCTTTGGGTGGTGCACTAGGAATGATATCAATATTATTACACCAGGAATTGTTATTATTAATTTTAGGCGGTATTTTTGTACTTGAAGCTATATCAGTAATATTGCAAGTTATATATTTTAAAATAAGAAAAAAAAGAATTTTTAAAATGGCGCCGATTCATCATCATTATGAAATAAAAGGTATATCTGAATCTCTAATTATTGTAAGATTTTGGATCCTCTCCTTTATATGTTTATTAATTGGCATCGCATCCTTAAAGGTAAATTAA
- a CDS encoding glutamate ligase domain-containing protein, whose product MYTPSGKVNISLPCLGYQNISNALAATALAYSINIPLKEIQNGLSKTPTLSGRLESIKLSPNKILINDTYNSNVASMIAAIKILEKMPGYKILVVADMAELGKNSILYHRMIGNIANISKIDIIFSIGENSHEITKMSENGVHFLDKIKLNKKLKKIILKKETITVLIKGSRSTKMEKTVTYLIRECKKNDNID is encoded by the coding sequence ATGTACACACCTTCTGGAAAAGTAAACATTTCATTGCCTTGTTTAGGTTATCAAAATATATCCAATGCACTAGCAGCAACTGCTTTAGCATACTCTATTAATATACCTTTAAAAGAAATTCAAAATGGTCTATCAAAAACACCTACCTTGTCTGGTCGATTAGAATCAATTAAATTAAGTCCCAATAAGATTTTAATTAATGATACATATAATTCTAATGTAGCATCAATGATTGCAGCAATTAAAATATTAGAAAAAATGCCAGGTTACAAAATACTAGTAGTAGCAGATATGGCAGAATTAGGAAAAAATAGCATTCTATATCATAGAATGATCGGGAATATTGCTAATATATCTAAAATTGACATTATATTTAGTATTGGAGAAAACAGTCATGAAATTACAAAAATGTCTGAAAATGGAGTACATTTTTTAGATAAAATAAAATTAAATAAAAAACTAAAAAAAATTATCTTAAAAAAAGAGACAATTACCGTGTTAATTAAGGGTTCTCGTAGCACGAAAATGGAAAAAACAGTAACATACTTAATCAGGGAGTGTAAAAAAAATGATAATATTGATTAA
- the murF gene encoding UDP-N-acetylmuramoyl-tripeptide--D-alanyl-D-alanine ligase translates to MIPLSLKKIANITNGKLYGKSLIIHNVIIDSKKITPGSLFIALQGKKFDAHNFIEEVLHKGCSAIITQKKIAFKTNYIIVENTTIALGKIANWLRKKINPQILSITGSCGKTSVKEMTKSILKKYKNTISTFDNLNNHIGVPITLIRLEEKHKYGIIELGGSNPGEIHYTSNIAQPNIVLINNIYYSHLEGFKSLLGVSKAKSEILSGLQSQGTVIINLDSHHISQWKKKIKNKKVVYFSIEKKKKVISFLKILKYIRIKHVSPCTHLLEK, encoded by the coding sequence ATGATTCCTTTGTCATTAAAAAAAATTGCTAATATCACGAATGGTAAATTATATGGCAAAAGTTTAATAATACACAATGTCATTATAGATAGTAAAAAAATTACCCCAGGTTCTCTTTTTATCGCTTTACAAGGTAAAAAATTTGATGCACATAATTTTATTGAAGAAGTTTTACATAAAGGTTGTTCTGCAATTATTACACAAAAAAAAATAGCATTTAAAACTAATTATATTATTGTAGAAAATACAACTATCGCTTTAGGAAAAATAGCTAATTGGCTTCGTAAAAAAATCAATCCACAAATATTATCAATTACTGGTTCTTGTGGGAAAACATCAGTAAAAGAAATGACTAAATCTATATTAAAAAAATATAAAAATACAATATCTACATTTGATAATTTAAATAATCATATAGGTGTTCCTATAACTTTAATACGATTAGAAGAAAAACATAAATACGGAATAATTGAATTAGGTGGAAGCAATCCTGGCGAAATTCATTATACTTCTAATATTGCACAACCAAATATTGTATTAATCAATAATATTTATTATTCTCATTTAGAAGGTTTTAAATCATTGTTGGGAGTATCAAAAGCAAAATCAGAAATATTATCTGGACTACAATCTCAAGGAACAGTTATCATTAATTTAGATAGTCATCATATTTCCCAATGGAAAAAAAAGATAAAAAATAAAAAAGTTGTATATTTTTCTATAGAAAAAAAAAAGAAAGTCATTTCTTTTCTAAAAATATTAAAATATATACGGATAAAACATGTTTCACCATGTACACACCTTCTGGAAAAGTAA